The genomic region GACCGTGGCTTCGGCCCGGCGAGGCCAGACCATCAGCACCATTGCCGGCCTGAAGAAGGCCATTGCCAGCTGCATGCCGCGCGGCAAGGAAAACAAGTATCTGGCCCAGGTATTTCAGGCGTTGCGCATCGAGGCCAACGACGAAATGAAGGCCCTGCAGGAAATGCTGGAGCAAACGGCGCAGGTGTTGCGCCCCGGTGGCCGGCTGGTGGTGATGAGCTACCACTCGCTGGAAGACCGGCTGGTGAAGAATTTTCTGGCTAAGGGCAGGTTCTTCGGCGAAGCCGAAAAAGACCTGTTCGGCAACACCAATACCCCGTTTGAGGTCCTGACCCGCAAGCCCGTTGAGGCCTCCGAACAGGAAGTGGCAGCCAACAGCCGGGCCCGCTCGGCAAAGCTGCGTGTCGCAATTAAGAAGTAGTAATTAAGAATGAAGAATTGCCGCTTTTCCTGCGCAAAGCATACGCTGTCGGCTCCGGCCGGAAAGCTGCGCGCTTGCGTGGCTGGCACCTGCGCTGGTGCGGTAACGCCTTCATTACTAATTATTAATTGCTAATTATTAATTCCAACGAAGTGGCTCTCAATACCATAAAACCCGTCGCCAGCCAGCCTCGCTCCAACGTGCCCCGCCACGTGGAGCCGGAGCCCGCGCCTCTACCGGAGGCCGCGGCGCCGGCGCGGCCAGCCGAGCCCGCACCGCGCCCCCCGAAGGCCGCCAAGGCCCTGCGGCTGGCGGCGCCCCGCAACTCGTGGAGCGTGTTTTCGCTGCTGGAGCGCCTCACGCGCATGGATGGCCTGTTTCGGGAAGGGCTGCCGGTGCGCTACCTGCCCCACGTGCTGTTCGTGATGCTGCTGATTCTGATTTATATCGGCAACACGCACTACGCCACCCGCATGAACCGCAGCATTCAGCGCCTGAAGATTGAAGCCGAAGACCTGCGCGCCGACTACACGACCCTGAAATCGGACTACATGGAAGCCAGCAAGCAAAGTGAGGTGGCCCGCAAAGTGGCCGCCTACGGGCTGGTGGAAAGCTCCTCGCCGCCGTTCCGCATTGAAGTGCCCGCCGGCCGCCTCGACGAGGCCGCCCTGGATTTGGTGCCCGTGCTGACGGCCGACTCGCTGGCGGCGCGCACCCTGCGCGACTCGCTGCGCCGAGCCGGCCCCGTCGGGCCGATTGACTCGATGTCCATTGAGGTAGGGGCGCCGCCCGTGCCCATCGGGACGGATGCCACCGGGGAGCCGGCCACGCCTCAACCCACTGCCACGCCTCGCCGCCGCTAACTGAACTATGAAAGGAAGCGTTAAAAAATCCATCGTTACCCGCGTACGGCTGGCGTTTTTGGGCGTCTGCCTGTTTTCGTGCGCGGTGGTCTGGAAGATTTCCAACATCCAGTTCAAGGAGGGCGAAAAGTGGCGCGCCCTGGAGCAGGAGCGCCGCGTGGTG from Hymenobacter canadensis harbors:
- a CDS encoding FtsL-like putative cell division protein, with the translated sequence MLIINSNEVALNTIKPVASQPRSNVPRHVEPEPAPLPEAAAPARPAEPAPRPPKAAKALRLAAPRNSWSVFSLLERLTRMDGLFREGLPVRYLPHVLFVMLLILIYIGNTHYATRMNRSIQRLKIEAEDLRADYTTLKSDYMEASKQSEVARKVAAYGLVESSSPPFRIEVPAGRLDEAALDLVPVLTADSLAARTLRDSLRRAGPVGPIDSMSIEVGAPPVPIGTDATGEPATPQPTATPRRR